The sequence TGAAAAATCTCTGCAGAAGGTTTGTTTTTTCAGTCGCAGACGCCTTATTTCAATAAAAAAGCGAAGTCAGCGGATGTCCACTCAACTGGATACTGAAGAAACAAGGCGTAGAGCAATGCCTTGCAATAAAAAGATTAAAACCGCGAGACAACTGCCCTGAGACAAGGGGAAGCCTTTCTGTGATTCAACGCCTGCGCTCGCGCAATTCCTGTAACAACCACCGCATGAAGTCCTCCTCTGTTTTGTAAAGCTCGAAGAGCTGGGCGGCAGTCAAATACGACTTAAAGCGACGATAATACAGCTCTTCCAGTTCTATTTCTTTTTTCTTGAGTGCTGTGTGCTGTTCTATGAAAGCATACAACTCGGCATCGGTGGCGGTACGGCTCACTGCTTCAGGTCTCAGACGGCGACGCTCCACAAGCAATTGTTGGCGCGCCCGCATATATTCTTCATAGTCTTTCCAGAAGCGCTCTTCTTGTTCTGCTTTCAAGCGTATGCGTGATTTGATAAACTCTTTGCGCGCTTCTACAATCTGTTGCCATCTGCCACCGGTCTGTCCTTGTGCTGTTGCCGGCTGCAAGCAGCCCACTCCTTGCAAAAGATACAACGCACATGCAAGCGTACAAGCATTCCAAAAGCGATTCATAGCATTCATTGAACAGTTTGTCTAAATTATAGCTGCCGAGTGGAAGACTTCTCCAGTGAATCAAAAGAGGCTTCATCTTGCGTTTCTGCCGGCAGCTTGTCTTCGTATTTCCATGTTTCTGCTTCCAGCTCCAACGCATCCATAATTTCTTTCCACTCGTCTTCGGGCAACTCTTCAATCAAATGAGAAGAAGGCAAGACATGAGACAAATACTCCATGAGTACTTCATCGCCTACGTGCTCAATGAGGCGTTCATGTTTGGGGGCACGAGGCGAAAACCAAAACACCAATGCCGCCAGCATAGCCACCGACACCGATACAGCCCACTGCGGTTGTTTTAAAGCACGTACGATGGAAACATACCAAGCCGGGCGCCTTTTGCTGGCTTCTATCCTTTTTTGTATGCGTTGTGGCAGCTCTTCAAAGTATCCTTCTGGTACTTCGAAGAGCGGCTTTTTGCCTTCTTCATACCAGTTCATCTTCTGCTTGTTTTAAGCGGTTTCTCCTTTCAACGTATTTTAGACACACTTGGCACATGTAAGGTTTAATCTTGCATTAAATAGGCTTCTATTTTTTTCACTGCCCAGTGGTAGGCTGCCTTCAGATTGCCAACGGTCGTACCCAACACTTCGGCTATTTCATCGTATTTCATGTCGTCGAAATATTTCATCTGGAACACAAGGCGCTGTTTTTCGGGCAGGCGAAGCATGGCTTTCTGTAATTTGAGGCTGATTTCATCGGCGCTGATGTGGGTGCCCTTATCGAGCAGTTTTTCGAGCTGCTCTTCCACATTGACCAGCGGCAAGCCCCAACGCCGCTTTTTTTTGTCCAAGAAACGAAGGGCTTCGTTCGTGGCAATGCGGTAAATCCAAGTGTAAAGCTTGGCGTCTTCTCTGAACTTATCTATGTTTTGCCATACTTTTACGAAGGTTTCTTGCGTCAGGTCGTCGGCATCTTCATGGCTCACCACCATGCGGCGAATGTGATAATATACTTGTTTTTGGTATTTGCGCACCAACCGTTGAAATCCATATTGCCGGCTCTCTTCTTTTTTTATCAAAGCCAGAATATCCTTGTCTTCCATTAGCAATACGTGGTTACTTCAAGGCAAAAAAGACCTGTTTGCACAGGTCTTTTTTCATGCCGCTTTTTAGATACCGCCGGGCAGCGAAGGTTTAATTGTCTATGACTTTATTTTTTTCTTTCAAGTACTTGTTTGACAGCTTCCACCACATGGCGAGTCGAAAGACCATATTTTTCCATCAGCTCTTCGGGCTTGCCGCTTTCGCCAAACGAGTCGTTGACCGCCACCATCTCCATGGGTGTCGGTAGCTTACGTGCCAGCAATTGAGCGATGCTATCGCCCAAACCACCGTTGCGCTGGTGTTCTTCGGCAGTAACTACGGCTCTTGTGGTGCTTACGGCATCCAAAACCGCCTCTTCGTCGAGCGGCTTGATGGTGTGTATATTGATTACTTCTGCCGATATGCCTTCTTTTGCCAGCTGCTCGGCTGCTTCTATGGACTTCCATACCATATGTCCGGTGGCAAAGATGGTTACATCTTTACCGGGCAACAGATGCAGCGCTTTGCCAATGACAAAGGGGGTGTTTGGGGGAATAAACACAGGTACTTTCGGGCGCCCAAAACGCAAATAAACGGGTCCGTAGTGTTCGGCAATGGCAATGGTAGCGGCTTTGGTTTGGTTGTAATCGCAAGGATTGATAACCACCATGCCGGGCAGCATCTTCATCATGCCGATGTCTTCGAGGATTTGGTGGGTAGCGCCGTCTTCGCCCAGTGTGATGCCGGCATGCGAAGCGCATATTTTTACGTTTTTATGAGAATAGGCAATGGACTGGCGTATTTGGTCATATACGCGCCCGGTGGAGAAGTTGGCAAAAGTGCCGGTATAAGGTATTTTACCGACGATGCTCAATCCTGCGG comes from Thermonema lapsum and encodes:
- a CDS encoding RNA polymerase sigma factor — translated: MEDKDILALIKKEESRQYGFQRLVRKYQKQVYYHIRRMVVSHEDADDLTQETFVKVWQNIDKFREDAKLYTWIYRIATNEALRFLDKKKRRWGLPLVNVEEQLEKLLDKGTHISADEISLKLQKAMLRLPEKQRLVFQMKYFDDMKYDEIAEVLGTTVGNLKAAYHWAVKKIEAYLMQD
- a CDS encoding transketolase family protein, which translates into the protein MTSFQILGHEDTRSGFGDGLLEVGKQNPEVVALCADLTGSLKMTAFQKAFPDRFFEVGIAEANMMGIAAGLSIVGKIPYTGTFANFSTGRVYDQIRQSIAYSHKNVKICASHAGITLGEDGATHQILEDIGMMKMLPGMVVINPCDYNQTKAATIAIAEHYGPVYLRFGRPKVPVFIPPNTPFVIGKALHLLPGKDVTIFATGHMVWKSIEAAEQLAKEGISAEVINIHTIKPLDEEAVLDAVSTTRAVVTAEEHQRNGGLGDSIAQLLARKLPTPMEMVAVNDSFGESGKPEELMEKYGLSTRHVVEAVKQVLERKK